The Sandaracinaceae bacterium genome contains a region encoding:
- the ruvC gene encoding crossover junction endodeoxyribonuclease RuvC, which yields MRVLGVDPGSVRTGYGVIERDGTRLRLITAGTLTAGEKAPLEERLLTIHTGLRALIDEYAPGAAAVEDIFMAKFPNAALKLGHARGVALLAIAQAGLSVHPYPPAVVKRSIVGKGAADKQQVARIVGVMLGLTELPGIDATDALAIALTHAQAARMHAALAPVTKPAVRLPRAAAARRGLKAR from the coding sequence TTGCGCGTCCTCGGCGTGGACCCGGGCTCCGTTCGCACGGGCTATGGCGTCATCGAGCGCGACGGAACGCGCCTGCGTCTGATCACGGCCGGCACGCTCACGGCGGGTGAGAAGGCGCCCCTCGAAGAGCGCCTGCTGACCATCCACACCGGCCTCCGCGCGCTCATCGACGAGTACGCGCCCGGTGCGGCGGCGGTGGAGGACATCTTCATGGCCAAGTTCCCCAACGCGGCGCTCAAGCTCGGGCACGCGCGCGGGGTCGCCCTGCTCGCCATCGCACAGGCGGGGTTGTCCGTGCACCCGTACCCGCCCGCGGTCGTGAAGCGCTCCATCGTCGGCAAGGGCGCGGCCGACAAGCAGCAGGTGGCTCGCATCGTGGGGGTCATGCTGGGGCTCACCGAGCTTCCGGGCATCGACGCCACCGACGCGCTCGCCATCGCGCTCACGCACGCGCAGGCGGCGCGCATGCACGCGGCGCTCGCGCCCGTCACCAAGCCGGCCGTGCGCCTGCCCCGTGCGGCGGCGGCGCGGCGTGGGCTCAAGGCGCGCTGA
- a CDS encoding putative metal-binding motif-containing protein translates to MVVCTQGRSRFARAWALIGVVGLGLAVAGCGGDLTPPGDAGGTCASPSDCDDGLFCNGAEQCAPGDPNAGADGCVAGTPPCAVASCDETGGRCDTTDCTTPDVDGDGYDSVACGGSDCDDDDADRNPGAPERCEGMLGNGQPAADHDEDCNPCTVRSTANGSVDGDMDIDGYPADTCSNPWDGPSAPSGCDPMLTRRDDDAMTVHGSDCDDDASGVHPNLLETCDEVDNDCDGTVDNGSFFFDADGDGYGDAAMPGTVCGPRWVSNDDDCDDTHQFTYPGATERCDGKDNDCSLPGAQRGGPDTSEDADGDQHTSPLATCLGRGEVGALGWEYVRDDCNDGEATIYAGAPEICGNNVDENCNLVADDPMRTVYADTDGDGHGNPSASMQVFSCGAVVGYADVGDDCDDTRGNRFPGNTEVCDRIDNDCSAGSPVATEEDSDNDGHAAIGAPCAAMGELGATPGAFPRDDCNDAQVSWHPGATESCNMGEDRNCNGQTGQADAACACTNGMMRSCGTDRGECTLGNQVCGVGTSGQWGTCSTTLPGTNPDTACDGDDDDCDGRVDEAPVCTTLWDAGDFNTTRLNCAGSNCFTSATDQYGLLANEDVTRRGVYTRYASQTTQLWRMDADVYINPGYTAPAPATAPVAATLSIGAFATGTVPSGANEPTSDGLYARWDTLSNTLFLQFRSGGTATTLDTDGLSASCRLYGNTATATHRMTLEYTTLFGAATSVVAEVYRGNTLCGRASAEIGLDSPENGPLLALLQTWRAKFFYGVWSTSSPEGALGYFDTARVDQLEIRRQSGLTGSGPCDFCPL, encoded by the coding sequence ATGGTGGTGTGCACGCAGGGGCGTTCGAGGTTTGCGCGGGCTTGGGCCCTGATCGGGGTCGTTGGACTGGGACTCGCGGTAGCGGGATGTGGTGGCGACCTGACGCCCCCTGGCGACGCTGGCGGCACGTGCGCGAGCCCGAGCGACTGCGACGATGGCCTGTTCTGCAATGGCGCCGAGCAGTGTGCGCCTGGTGACCCGAACGCAGGCGCCGACGGGTGTGTGGCGGGCACGCCCCCGTGCGCTGTGGCCTCGTGCGACGAGACCGGCGGGCGCTGCGACACCACCGACTGCACCACACCCGACGTCGACGGTGACGGCTACGACTCGGTGGCGTGCGGTGGGTCCGACTGCGACGACGACGACGCCGACCGGAACCCGGGGGCGCCCGAGCGCTGCGAGGGCATGCTCGGAAACGGACAGCCCGCGGCCGACCACGACGAGGACTGCAACCCGTGCACCGTCCGCTCCACCGCGAACGGCAGCGTGGACGGCGACATGGACATCGACGGATACCCCGCCGACACCTGCAGCAACCCGTGGGACGGGCCCAGCGCGCCTTCGGGCTGCGACCCGATGCTGACGCGCCGCGACGACGACGCGATGACCGTGCACGGCTCCGACTGCGACGACGACGCGAGCGGCGTCCACCCGAACCTGCTCGAGACCTGCGACGAAGTCGACAACGACTGCGACGGGACCGTCGACAACGGCAGCTTCTTCTTCGACGCAGATGGCGACGGGTACGGGGACGCCGCCATGCCCGGGACCGTCTGCGGCCCGCGCTGGGTCTCGAACGACGACGACTGCGACGACACGCATCAGTTCACGTACCCGGGGGCCACCGAGCGCTGCGACGGGAAGGACAACGACTGCTCTCTGCCAGGCGCTCAGCGCGGCGGGCCCGACACCTCCGAGGACGCCGACGGCGACCAGCACACGTCACCGCTGGCCACGTGTCTCGGCCGCGGCGAGGTGGGGGCGCTCGGGTGGGAGTACGTGCGGGACGACTGCAACGACGGCGAGGCCACCATCTACGCCGGGGCCCCCGAGATCTGCGGCAACAACGTGGACGAGAACTGCAACCTGGTGGCCGACGACCCCATGCGGACGGTCTACGCCGATACGGACGGCGACGGCCACGGGAACCCGAGCGCGTCGATGCAGGTGTTCAGCTGCGGGGCCGTCGTGGGCTACGCCGACGTGGGCGACGACTGCGACGACACGCGCGGCAACCGCTTCCCCGGCAACACGGAGGTGTGCGACCGCATCGACAACGACTGCAGCGCGGGCTCCCCTGTGGCGACCGAGGAGGACAGCGACAACGACGGGCACGCAGCGATCGGCGCGCCTTGCGCAGCCATGGGCGAGCTGGGGGCCACGCCCGGCGCGTTCCCCCGCGACGACTGCAACGACGCGCAGGTGAGCTGGCACCCGGGCGCGACCGAGTCGTGCAACATGGGCGAGGATCGCAACTGCAACGGGCAGACGGGTCAGGCCGACGCGGCGTGCGCTTGCACCAACGGCATGATGCGGTCGTGTGGCACGGATCGCGGTGAGTGCACCCTCGGCAACCAGGTGTGCGGCGTGGGCACGTCGGGTCAGTGGGGGACGTGCAGCACCACCCTGCCCGGCACCAACCCGGACACGGCCTGCGACGGGGACGACGACGACTGCGACGGCCGCGTGGACGAGGCGCCGGTGTGCACCACCCTCTGGGACGCCGGGGACTTCAACACCACCCGCCTCAACTGCGCGGGCAGCAATTGCTTCACGAGCGCGACCGACCAGTACGGTCTGCTGGCCAACGAAGACGTCACGCGGCGAGGCGTGTACACGCGCTACGCCTCCCAGACGACACAGCTGTGGCGCATGGACGCCGACGTGTACATCAACCCGGGCTACACGGCCCCCGCGCCCGCCACGGCCCCGGTCGCAGCCACCCTGAGCATCGGAGCCTTCGCGACGGGTACGGTCCCGAGCGGGGCGAACGAGCCGACCTCGGACGGTCTCTACGCCCGCTGGGACACGCTCTCGAATACCCTGTTCTTGCAATTCCGAAGCGGGGGCACGGCGACCACCCTGGACACGGACGGGCTGTCGGCGAGCTGTAGGCTCTATGGCAACACCGCCACCGCGACCCACAGGATGACGCTCGAGTACACGACCCTGTTCGGGGCCGCTACCAGCGTCGTCGCAGAGGTGTACCGGGGCAACACGCTGTGCGGGCGAGCGTCGGCCGAGATTGGCCTCGACTCGCCCGAGAACGGCCCGCTCCTGGCGTTGCTACAGACGTGGAGGGCCAAGTTCTTCTATGGTGTGTGGAGCACGTCCTCTCCCGAAGGTGCGCTCGGCTACTTCGACACGGCGCGCGTGGACCAGCTCGAGATCCGCCGACAGTCCGGGCTCACGGGCTCCGGCCCATGCGACTTCTGTCCGCTCTGA
- a CDS encoding DUF3829 domain-containing protein, protein MIRTFCLVLAAWAASSVLLPSLATLGQSSVLEAHARADARSDKLELYIEIHNTFTRAMRARHDNYVPTLEGLPADNPCTAERQPGRGMYHAGDATGTIPAFRRRLRRAPRLPQDALATAMLDAAAAELPAWNGAYAYYHRDRGYTTDACAQGNTYHRQLMGAYQAYFAADTELLTFIDSESRARRATVLQDTERRYGRNFRYFHLSLMNEVEAMRDILNAPTLDLDALSRVTQTIAAGVAEIKPRAESAPQEIHSDLYQGQYLAFLRGLETLVRASNALVTSMREPPSRSNDRQRRQTELDRAFAGAIEGANRVRYSDRVR, encoded by the coding sequence GTGATCAGAACGTTCTGTCTGGTGCTCGCGGCTTGGGCCGCTTCGTCCGTGCTGCTGCCGTCGCTCGCCACCTTGGGGCAGAGCAGCGTCCTCGAGGCCCACGCGCGCGCCGACGCGCGGAGTGACAAGCTCGAGCTCTACATCGAGATCCACAACACGTTCACGCGGGCCATGCGCGCGCGTCACGACAATTATGTGCCCACGTTGGAGGGGCTCCCCGCGGACAACCCCTGCACCGCCGAGCGGCAGCCAGGGCGCGGCATGTACCACGCTGGGGACGCGACCGGGACCATCCCGGCCTTCCGTCGGCGTCTCCGTCGCGCGCCGCGCCTCCCGCAGGACGCCCTCGCGACCGCCATGCTCGACGCGGCGGCGGCCGAGCTCCCGGCATGGAATGGGGCCTACGCGTACTACCACCGTGACCGCGGCTACACGACGGACGCGTGCGCGCAGGGCAACACGTACCACCGGCAGCTCATGGGGGCCTACCAGGCGTACTTCGCGGCGGACACGGAGCTGCTGACGTTCATCGACTCCGAGAGTCGCGCGCGACGGGCGACCGTGCTGCAGGACACGGAGCGTCGCTATGGGCGCAACTTCCGCTACTTCCACCTGAGCCTGATGAACGAGGTGGAGGCCATGCGCGACATCCTGAACGCGCCGACCCTCGACCTCGACGCGCTGTCGCGTGTGACGCAGACCATCGCCGCGGGCGTCGCCGAGATCAAGCCGCGCGCCGAGTCCGCACCCCAGGAGATCCACTCCGACCTCTACCAGGGGCAGTACCTGGCGTTCCTGCGCGGGCTCGAGACCCTGGTGCGCGCGTCCAACGCGCTGGTCACGTCCATGCGCGAGCCGCCCAGCCGCAGCAACGACCGGCAGCGCCGCCAGACCGAGCTCGACCGCGCGTTCGCTGGCGCCATCGAGGGGGCCAACCGCGTGCGCTACAGCGACCGCGTGCGCTGA
- a CDS encoding di-heme enzyme: protein MLGCGSEHGYTLDLPRGFPEPRIPEDNPLTEAKVELGRFLFYDVRLSENQTQSCGSCHAQSRAFTDGRATALGSTGDHTARGAMALANTGYAATLNWANSAVVTLEQQARIPLFGEDPVELGLSGQEALLLSRLAADADYPSMFADAFPADADPISVQNVLRAIASFERTLISGESPYDRFVAGDEGALSDSERRGMELFFSEQVECFHCHGGFNLSGSVDHAGNFFDQSLFANNGLYNVDGIGGYPATNTGLFELTGDRLDMGRFKPPTLRNIALTAPYMHDGSLATLEDVIDHYARGGTLTPDGPNAGDGRLSPLKSGFIAGFVLTEQERADLLAFLNALTDEAFVTDPRFSNPFLSAP from the coding sequence ATGCTCGGCTGCGGTTCCGAGCACGGCTACACCCTCGACCTGCCCCGAGGCTTCCCCGAGCCGCGCATCCCCGAGGACAACCCGCTCACCGAAGCGAAGGTCGAGCTGGGGCGCTTCTTGTTCTACGACGTGCGACTGAGCGAGAACCAGACGCAGTCGTGCGGGAGCTGCCACGCGCAGTCACGCGCGTTCACGGACGGTCGCGCGACGGCGCTCGGTTCCACCGGCGACCACACGGCCCGGGGCGCGATGGCGCTGGCCAACACGGGCTACGCGGCGACGCTCAACTGGGCCAACTCGGCGGTGGTGACCCTCGAGCAACAGGCGCGCATCCCGCTGTTCGGCGAGGACCCCGTGGAGCTGGGGCTCTCGGGTCAAGAAGCGCTCTTGTTGTCCCGCCTCGCCGCCGACGCCGACTATCCCTCGATGTTCGCGGACGCCTTCCCGGCAGACGCCGACCCCATCAGCGTCCAGAACGTGCTGCGAGCCATCGCCTCGTTCGAGCGCACCCTCATCTCGGGCGAGTCGCCGTACGACCGCTTCGTGGCGGGTGACGAGGGCGCGCTTTCGGACTCGGAGCGCCGGGGGATGGAGCTGTTCTTCAGCGAGCAGGTGGAGTGCTTCCACTGCCACGGAGGCTTCAACCTGTCGGGGTCGGTGGACCACGCCGGCAACTTCTTCGACCAGTCGCTGTTCGCGAACAACGGGCTGTACAACGTGGACGGCATCGGCGGCTATCCGGCCACGAACACGGGGCTGTTCGAGCTCACCGGAGATCGCCTGGACATGGGGCGCTTCAAGCCGCCGACGCTGCGCAACATCGCGTTGACGGCGCCGTACATGCACGACGGGTCGCTCGCGACGTTGGAAGACGTGATCGACCACTACGCGCGCGGTGGCACCCTGACGCCCGACGGACCCAACGCGGGCGACGGGCGGCTGAGCCCGCTCAAGAGCGGGTTCATCGCAGGCTTCGTCCTGACCGAGCAGGAGCGCGCAGACCTGCTGGCGTTCCTGAACGCGCTGACCGACGAGGCGTTCGTGACGGACCCCCGCTTCAGCAACCCCTTCCTCAGCGCGCCTTGA
- a CDS encoding BrnT family toxin: protein MPNLRFEWDERKNSANRRKHQVGFEEAQTAFADDLGLVIDDPDHSHDEERFVLLGMSSAPRLLVVCHCVREAGDVIRIISARKANTAERRAYHER, encoded by the coding sequence ATGCCCAACCTCCGGTTCGAGTGGGACGAGCGGAAGAACAGCGCGAATCGACGCAAACACCAGGTTGGTTTCGAGGAAGCACAGACAGCCTTCGCCGATGACCTCGGCCTGGTGATCGACGACCCAGACCACTCACACGACGAGGAGCGCTTCGTCCTCCTCGGGATGAGCTCCGCGCCGAGGCTGCTGGTGGTCTGTCACTGCGTGCGCGAGGCCGGGGACGTCATCCGCATCATCTCGGCACGCAAGGCGAACACCGCGGAGAGGCGCGCATACCACGAGAGGTGA
- a CDS encoding BrnA antitoxin family protein yields the protein MKKQYDFTNARPNPYAKRLKKSVTIRLDQDALAYFQSLSEESGIPYQTLINLYLRDCAATRKKLHLNWKASSEKGAA from the coding sequence ATGAAGAAGCAGTACGACTTCACCAACGCACGACCCAACCCATACGCCAAGCGACTGAAGAAGTCGGTCACGATCCGTCTCGACCAAGACGCGCTCGCGTATTTCCAGTCCCTCTCGGAGGAGTCTGGAATCCCCTATCAGACGTTGATCAACCTGTACCTCCGAGACTGCGCAGCGACACGCAAGAAGCTGCACCTCAACTGGAAGGCCAGCTCCGAGAAGGGTGCTGCCTGA